The Candidatus Zymogenaceae bacterium nucleotide sequence ATGACCGAAGCACTTGAGACCGCCGTCGGGCTGGCAGGGTATCTTCCCGCTCAGCTCGTAAAAACCGTCGTTGATGTCGTCGATGGCCTTTCCCCTGGGGGATATCTGCAAATCCTCGTAGGTGGCGAGCTCCGTGATGGAGAAGCAGTCGTGCACTTCCATCATGCTCAGCTCTTCCCTCGGTTTTTTGATGCCCGCCTCGGCGAAGGCTTTCTGGCCGGCCCTGTAGGTGGTTTCCACGTGGGCGCCGTCCCAGTCGGTGTACCACATCTCCTCGCCGGATGTGATGGCGATCTGCAGCGCCTTGACCAGCACCGGGTCGGTGTTGGGTTTCAGCTTCTTGGCGATTTCCGGGGTGGTAACGATGGCGGCGGCGGCTCCGTCGGACACGCCGCAACAGTCGAACAGTCCCAGGGGCCACGCGATCATCGGCGCGTTCATGACCTGATCCACGGTCACCGCTTTTTGCAGGTGAGCCTTGGGATTCAGGGCGCCGTTTGCATGGCTCTTGGCGGAAATCTTCGCCAGAGCCGTCTTCAGGTCGTCCGGGCTGACGCCGTATTTTGCCATGTAGCCGGTGGCCATCAGGGCGAAGGAGCCGGGGGCCGTGGCGTTGGGCATGAAGAGACGGAAAAACGTCCCCATGGCGGTGCCGAAGTCCGGCAGACCGCCGTAGCCGGTGTCTTTCAGTTTCTCGGCGCCCAGGGCCAGGGCGATGTCGCAGGC carries:
- a CDS encoding acetyl-CoA acetyltransferase, whose amino-acid sequence is MPSGIKDKVAILGMGCTKFGERWDMSEEDLIVEAYLEAMEDAGIEKKDIEASWFGSCFDEVNVGKSAITLPMTLKLPFIGATRVENFCASGTEAFRGAVYAVAAGACDIALALGAEKLKDTGYGGLPDFGTAMGTFFRLFMPNATAPGSFALMATGYMAKYGVSPDDLKTALAKISAKSHANGALNPKAHLQKAVTVDQVMNAPMIAWPLGLFDCCGVSDGAAAAIVTTPEIAKKLKPNTDPVLVKALQIAITSGEEMWYTDWDGAHVETTYRAGQKAFAEAGIKKPREELSMMEVHDCFSITELATYEDLQISPRGKAIDDINDGFYELSGKIPCQPDGGLKCFGHPIGASGIRMLYEMYLQLNGRAGDRQIKDPKLGLTHNLGGFPAMSVCSVAIVGK